The genomic DNA TACGTCCGTGAATGGTGATGGCCTGTATGCCCACATCCTGGAGCCGCTCGGCAATGTCCACAATATTCTTTGAATTTTCATCCCATCCCAGCCTGGTTTTTACCGTTACCGGAACTGAAACTGCTTTAACAATGGCATCAGTCATTTCGACCATCAGGGGGATGTTGTTCAACATTCCTGCGCCTGCGCCACGGGTTGCAATTTTCCGCACCGGACAGCCGAAATTAATATCGATCAAATCGGGATGTGCAGCCTCGGCAATCTTTGCGGCTTCAACCATGGCCTCAATGATATTGCCATAAATCTGAATACCTATAGGGCGTTCGTAATCATAAATATCCAATTTTTTCACGCTTTTCCAGCCGTCACGGATCAGCCCGTCCGAAGAAATAAACTCCGTATACATCAGATCTGCACCAAAGTGCTTGCAAATAAAGCGGAAAGAAGGGTCGGTGACATCTTCCATGGGTGCAAGCAGCAAAGGACGGTCGCACAATTCTATATTACCTATTTTTACCAAGAGCCGAATGTTTATTTAATTTGATAATGATGAAAAAAAATGTAAGTTTGGGACACAAAATTATTAATTTGTTGACAATGATAAGGGGTTTTTTCAAGAATGCTTTGCCGGCATCAAAAGTTGTATTTTCAATTTTTATCATCCTTTGTGTATTTCTTGTGGTTTTGCTTGCAGGAACATTGATTGCTGTTCCGTTATTTGGAGTCAGCATTTTTCAGTTGCCCGGTATACTTTCAGATTTCAATAATCCCAAAACGGTTGTCCTCTTAAAATATTTTCAAACCATACAATCCCTTGGCTTATTTGTGATCCCTCCCTTTCTGATCGGATATTTTTACAGTGAAAATAAAAGCACCGCTTATTTGAAACTTGACCGTCAACCGCTC from Bacteroidota bacterium includes the following:
- the dusB gene encoding tRNA dihydrouridine synthase DusB yields the protein MEDVTDPSFRFICKHFGADLMYTEFISSDGLIRDGWKSVKKLDIYDYERPIGIQIYGNIIEAMVEAAKIAEAAHPDLIDINFGCPVRKIATRGAGAGMLNNIPLMVEMTDAIVKAVSVPVTVKTRLGWDENSKNIVDIAERLQDVGIQAITIHGRTRAQLYKGNADWTLIGKVKNNPRMKIPVIGNGDIVNAKTAKEMFDSFGVDGIMIGRATVGRPWIFKEIRHYLETGEEMPPLTIQEKVDLAKLHFQRSFDTKGVPVGIFEMRRHLSNYFKGLPDFKETRLKMVTSLDYDEIMAILDNIAIKYAGL